The Hyphomicrobiales bacterium genome window below encodes:
- a CDS encoding SUMF1/EgtB/PvdO family nonheme iron enzyme: protein MSRRASRPKRHDCDRGVVGTVRLVGIAPLLLCVLALAASPTHGGEAAPTSPEAQSAIVPGSGASFRDCPQCPEMVVIPAGTFMMGAGPHETTAILGEFPYVKRQWIASETVRHPVTIARPLAVGKFEVTRGQFAHFADETGHRVEDSCFTHSDTPAAWGRTEGRSFRNTGYPQTDDDPATCVSWGDAKAYTLWLKKLTGHDYRLLSEAEWEYAARADSATRFGFGDDAGDLCRNGNGADRTGGENGARWRDPVPCTDGHWFTAPVGSFSPNAWGLHDMHGNVWEWVEDSWHRSYDGAPADGAAWTTGGHAPARVVRGGSWKSRPWNMRSAYRTGLGPQERNGTGGFRVARPITP from the coding sequence ATGTCGAGGCGGGCAAGCAGACCGAAAAGACACGATTGCGACCGTGGCGTCGTTGGCACGGTCCGCCTCGTTGGCATCGCCCCGCTGCTGCTCTGCGTGCTTGCCTTGGCAGCATCGCCCACGCACGGCGGCGAGGCAGCGCCCACCTCTCCAGAGGCGCAAAGCGCCATCGTTCCAGGCTCCGGCGCGAGCTTCAGGGACTGCCCGCAATGCCCGGAAATGGTGGTGATCCCCGCCGGAACGTTCATGATGGGCGCGGGACCGCACGAGACCACGGCGATCCTCGGCGAATTCCCCTACGTCAAACGCCAGTGGATCGCATCCGAGACGGTCCGCCATCCGGTTACCATCGCGCGACCCCTCGCGGTCGGGAAGTTCGAGGTCACCCGCGGCCAGTTCGCGCACTTCGCCGACGAGACCGGCCATCGCGTCGAGGACAGCTGCTTCACGCACAGCGACACACCGGCGGCCTGGGGCCGGACGGAGGGCCGTTCCTTCCGCAACACCGGATACCCGCAGACCGACGACGACCCCGCCACCTGCGTCAGCTGGGGCGATGCCAAGGCCTATACCCTATGGCTGAAGAAGCTGACCGGCCACGATTACCGTCTCCTCTCGGAAGCCGAGTGGGAATATGCCGCCCGCGCCGACTCCGCGACGCGCTTTGGTTTCGGCGACGACGCGGGCGACCTTTGCCGCAACGGCAACGGCGCCGACCGGACGGGCGGCGAGAATGGCGCGCGCTGGCGCGATCCCGTTCCCTGCACCGACGGGCACTGGTTCACCGCCCCGGTCGGGAGCTTTTCTCCCAACGCCTGGGGCCTCCACGACATGCATGGCAACGTCTGGGAATGGGTAGAAGACAGCTGGCACCGCTCCTACGACGGCGCACCCGCCGATGGCGCAGCCTGGACCACCGGTGGCCACGCGCCGGCTCGCGTCGTGCGTGGTGGCTCCTGGAAGAGCCGCCCATGGAACATGCGCTCGGCCTATCGTACCGGCCTCGGGCCGCAGGAGCGAAATGGCACTGGCGGCTTTCGTGTCGCGCGCCCGATCACGCCCTAG
- a CDS encoding CDP-alcohol phosphatidyltransferase family protein, protein MATLYDIKPRFQALLRPLVRRLAGAGVTANAVTLAAALLSLAHGAWILLQPANPWPLLLLPASLLARMALNAIDGMLAREHGQASASGAVLNELGDLISDAALYLPLALVAAFHGPLVVAIVALGLTGETMGILAQALGGVRRYDGPLGKSDRALAFGALALVAGFGLADGTWLAWPLGLMALLALATVINRARAAAAAGAASRGGVKRATDAGEGR, encoded by the coding sequence ATGGCCACCCTCTACGACATCAAGCCGCGCTTCCAGGCGCTCCTTCGCCCGCTCGTGCGCCGCCTCGCCGGGGCCGGGGTGACAGCGAACGCGGTCACGCTCGCGGCCGCCCTCCTCTCGCTCGCGCACGGCGCTTGGATCCTGTTGCAGCCCGCGAACCCTTGGCCACTCCTCCTCCTGCCGGCGAGCCTCCTTGCCCGCATGGCGCTCAATGCCATCGACGGAATGCTGGCCCGTGAGCACGGCCAGGCCTCGGCGTCGGGCGCCGTGCTCAACGAACTCGGCGACCTCATCAGCGATGCCGCACTCTATCTGCCGCTTGCGCTGGTCGCGGCTTTCCATGGTCCGCTGGTCGTCGCCATTGTCGCCCTCGGGCTGACGGGCGAGACGATGGGCATTCTGGCGCAAGCGCTCGGTGGCGTACGGCGCTACGATGGCCCGCTCGGCAAATCGGACCGCGCGCTTGCCTTCGGCGCCCTCGCGCTCGTCGCCGGCTTCGGCCTGGCGGACGGAACATGGCTCGCCTGGCCGCTGGGATTGATGGCCCTTCTCGCCCTCGCAACCGTCATCAATCGGGCACGCGCGGCGGCTGCGGCCGGCGCCGCGAGCAGAGGCGGGGTGAAACGAGCCACGGACGCAGGGGAGGGAAGATGA
- a CDS encoding 1-acyl-sn-glycerol-3-phosphate acyltransferase, whose product MTSGQANEETRPGRPRNPAPAPANPPAGGIPSWRSRQLKRAFFALFVRPLILLVLGINMRRRHLLPTRGPGIIVANHNSHLDTLTLMALMPLGRLPEVRPVAAADYFLANRWLRFIALDLLGILPIARGGIVSNPIALCREALDRGELLILFPEGSRGDPERLAEFKKGISLIARSRPDVPITPVFLHGLGKALPKGSFLLVPFFCDAFVGEPIVYRDSGGPDEFMDLLERRFRTLAAEGNFEPWE is encoded by the coding sequence ATGACGAGCGGACAAGCGAACGAGGAGACGAGACCTGGCCGGCCGCGGAACCCGGCCCCGGCGCCCGCCAACCCACCCGCCGGCGGCATCCCCTCCTGGCGAAGCCGGCAACTCAAGCGCGCCTTCTTTGCCCTCTTCGTTCGCCCGCTCATCCTCCTCGTCCTCGGCATCAACATGCGCCGCCGGCACCTGCTCCCGACCCGGGGACCCGGCATCATCGTCGCCAACCACAACTCGCACCTCGACACCCTGACGCTCATGGCCCTGATGCCGCTCGGCCGGTTGCCCGAGGTGCGTCCGGTTGCGGCAGCCGACTATTTCCTAGCCAACCGCTGGCTGCGCTTCATCGCACTCGATTTGCTCGGCATCCTGCCGATCGCGCGCGGCGGCATCGTCTCCAACCCCATCGCGCTCTGCCGCGAGGCGCTCGATCGGGGTGAGTTGCTGATCCTCTTTCCCGAAGGCAGCCGCGGCGATCCCGAGCGTCTCGCCGAATTCAAGAAGGGCATTTCACTCATCGCCCGCAGCCGTCCCGACGTTCCGATCACCCCGGTTTTCCTCCATGGCCTCGGCAAGGCGCTGCCGAAGGGGTCGTTTCTGCTCGTGCCCTTCTTCTGCGATGCCTTCGTCGGCGAGCCAATCGTCTACCGCGATAGCGGCGGGCCCGACGAATTCATGGACCTCCTCGAGCGCCGGTTCCGCACGCTCGCGGCGGAGGGCAACTTCGAGCCCTGGGAGTGA
- a CDS encoding phosphatidate cytidylyltransferase, protein MTGERILGLAPPAFWALAAVYCVLVAASFATLWLERGRPASLPASELRQRVRSWWLMVGLFTLVVLAGRLAAIVAIGLVIFLALKEYLSLIPTRRVERATLLWVYLTIPIQLTFAYHENYELFIVFVPVWAYLFITMALVLRGETQGFLRSVGMISWGLMMTVFALSHLGFLLVAGDRVIPVAGGAGLLFFLLFMTQANDVAQYVWGRSLGRRKILPTVSPNKTWEGFLGGLVTTTVLAAIAGPLLTPMPIAWSAAAGAMLAIAGFLGDVTMSALKRDLGVKDTSAMIPGHGGVLDRLDSLTFAAPVFTHAYRFFFFP, encoded by the coding sequence ATGACGGGAGAGCGAATTCTCGGCCTTGCCCCGCCCGCGTTCTGGGCGCTCGCGGCAGTCTACTGCGTGCTCGTTGCAGCGAGCTTTGCCACCCTCTGGCTCGAGCGGGGCCGGCCCGCCTCGCTGCCGGCGAGCGAGTTGCGCCAGCGGGTCCGCTCCTGGTGGCTGATGGTGGGCCTCTTCACGCTCGTGGTGCTGGCTGGCCGCCTTGCGGCCATCGTGGCGATCGGCTTGGTTATCTTCCTCGCGCTCAAGGAATATCTTTCCCTGATCCCGACGCGTCGCGTCGAACGCGCGACGCTCCTCTGGGTCTATCTGACCATACCCATTCAGCTCACCTTCGCCTACCATGAGAACTACGAGCTGTTCATCGTGTTCGTTCCCGTCTGGGCTTATCTTTTCATCACCATGGCTCTCGTCCTCAGGGGCGAAACGCAGGGCTTCCTGCGCTCGGTCGGCATGATCAGCTGGGGCCTCATGATGACGGTGTTCGCCTTGAGCCACCTCGGCTTCCTGCTGGTCGCGGGCGATCGGGTCATCCCGGTGGCGGGCGGCGCCGGACTGCTCTTCTTTCTCCTCTTCATGACGCAGGCCAACGACGTCGCGCAATACGTCTGGGGCCGCAGCCTCGGGCGCCGCAAAATCCTGCCGACTGTCAGCCCCAACAAGACCTGGGAGGGTTTCCTCGGCGGCCTCGTGACGACAACGGTGCTTGCCGCCATCGCGGGACCGCTCCTCACCCCGATGCCGATCGCCTGGTCGGCGGCGGCCGGCGCCATGCTCGCAATCGCCGGCTTCCTCGGCGATGTCACCATGTCGGCACTGAAGCGCGACCTCGGCGTCAAGGACACCTCCGCCATGATCCCGGGCCACGGCGGCGTGCTCGACCGCCTCGACAGCCTGACCTTCGCAGCACCAGTGTTCACGCACGCCTATCGCTTTTTCTTCTTCCCGTGA